Genomic DNA from Shouchella patagoniensis:
AACTGAGGTTTTGCCCGCTATTCGCAAATATACGAAGGAGGGGTCTTGATGAATATTGTTGCCCTCTCAGGTTCGGTCGTTGGTTCAAAAACCCGTACGGCTATTAATGAAGTGGTGCGTACATTTGAAAAGAACTATCCAGAAATCGATGTCCAATTAATTGATTTGGCTGATTACAACATCCAATTTAGTGATGGGCGCAATTATCTTGAATACGAGGGTGATACTGGTTTTGTTGCAAAGGCGTTGATGGATGCTGATGCGATTATCATTGGTTCGCCTATCTTTCAAGCGTCCATTCCTGGAGCGTTAAAAAACATTTTTGATTTGCTACCTGTTCAGGCATTCACTGATAAAATCGCAGGAATTGTCATGACAGCAGGAAGTGCAAAGCATTATTTAGTTGCAGAACAACAGCTTAAACCGATTCTTGGTTATATGAAAGCGCAAATCGTGCAGTCGTATGTATTTGCAGAGGAAAAGGATTTTTCGCAGAAACAGATCGTCAACAATGATGTTTCGTTTCGAATTGAGCGTCTTGTTGAAGATACGTATGTGCTTGCCACCACGTATGCAAAAATCCGAGAAGAACAAGATGACGCTTATGATTTTTAAATCGGAGAGGCAGAGGCCTCTTCTTTTTTGTTTCATATGGATAAATACGATTGTGACACAATGTGCTAGCGATAAAAAGTTGCGTTTCCTGTAAAAGAAACAATTGATATTGATATTCATTCTCATAATGTGGGTCGGATCAAGCCTTCGCCTCTTTTTTAGATGAAACAAAAGAGCGTTCGTTGTTTGAGTCAGAAGTTGAGGTAGAAGCGGGTGACCAAATCATTACGTTATCGACTTGTGGTCCGGCAACGGCGGGGAAAG
This window encodes:
- a CDS encoding NADPH-dependent FMN reductase, whose protein sequence is MNIVALSGSVVGSKTRTAINEVVRTFEKNYPEIDVQLIDLADYNIQFSDGRNYLEYEGDTGFVAKALMDADAIIIGSPIFQASIPGALKNIFDLLPVQAFTDKIAGIVMTAGSAKHYLVAEQQLKPILGYMKAQIVQSYVFAEEKDFSQKQIVNNDVSFRIERLVEDTYVLATTYAKIREEQDDAYDF
- a CDS encoding sortase, which encodes MFESEVEVEAGDQIITLSTCGPATAGKDGRLVVHGKLVKVG